A genomic segment from bacterium encodes:
- a CDS encoding CAP domain-containing protein → MATRRNITAYLCPEPWKPTGLCSYGKCESSMNLERILDDRGKLKQINIQSYLIDKGYDIGNRFDVYLLPSDKDVIDCLFCIPACDELEQGEGDIENFSHKILDSFNNLRKTHPEECPQPCFELVLDSNACSAAQWFCNDMVIKGYCCPKNGIDSLGRTSRLRLQNYGCRVINNYEIVDYIEYNEQDVSIEQVTNDFITNWSNNPSIRKQILYSHYNAIGVGLQKETHVVNYKPIFKYIAVVDLIYLHPNDRQLYDVPLPTLECATECLQKIHWYQKSYTVENVERPLPYIVTEIPIPRNCAIEKMEFRFEESPCYAVFKPDLSKISDERKTIPSDNFLRFVWEKEKADPLVDMGIMNQGKTWFIVWSLRNSACFIPGEYMIVYVWLKGFESQCNPFVWAINWFETPCWTSGIVQGCGLLDEEGNVIEGGLGHSLDNSWVGDERLRWLISYKGQKELYWLKCSDFAEYRIGDRVFIQKQGFSKGLNYDGTEAEQDPACKWPYPWHGEFAMYQEDGSPPILSDSNVSYTLDPSSDIIVPQKFYA, encoded by the coding sequence ATGGCAACAAGAAGAAACATAACAGCATATTTATGTCCAGAACCTTGGAAGCCAACAGGATTATGTTCTTATGGTAAATGCGAAAGTAGTATGAATTTGGAAAGAATTTTAGATGATCGAGGAAAGCTAAAACAAATAAATATTCAAAGTTATTTAATAGATAAAGGATATGATATTGGAAATAGATTTGATGTTTATTTATTGCCTTCTGATAAGGATGTTATTGATTGTTTGTTTTGCATTCCAGCTTGTGATGAGTTAGAACAAGGCGAAGGCGACATAGAGAATTTTTCACATAAAATTTTAGACTCTTTCAATAATCTTCGTAAAACACATCCTGAAGAATGTCCACAGCCATGTTTCGAATTAGTTTTAGATTCGAATGCATGTTCTGCCGCACAATGGTTTTGCAATGATATGGTAATAAAAGGTTATTGTTGTCCTAAAAATGGCATTGATAGTTTAGGAAGAACATCAAGGTTGAGATTACAAAATTATGGTTGTAGGGTTATTAATAATTATGAAATAGTTGACTATATAGAATATAATGAACAGGATGTTTCAATTGAACAAGTGACAAATGATTTTATAACTAATTGGTCAAACAATCCTTCAATAAGAAAGCAAATATTGTACTCGCATTATAATGCAATAGGTGTAGGATTACAGAAAGAAACTCATGTAGTAAATTATAAACCAATATTTAAATATATTGCCGTAGTGGATTTAATTTATTTACATCCGAATGATAGGCAATTATATGATGTCCCACTTCCGACATTGGAATGCGCAACGGAATGCTTGCAGAAAATCCATTGGTATCAAAAATCATATACAGTGGAAAATGTTGAACGACCTTTGCCATATATAGTTACAGAAATTCCTATTCCAAGAAATTGTGCAATCGAAAAAATGGAATTTAGATTTGAAGAATCACCTTGTTATGCAGTATTTAAACCAGATTTAAGTAAAATTTCAGATGAAAGAAAAACTATACCATCTGATAATTTTTTGCGCTTTGTTTGGGAAAAAGAAAAGGCCGATCCATTAGTTGATATGGGTATAATGAACCAAGGAAAAACTTGGTTTATTGTGTGGTCGCTAAGGAATAGTGCTTGTTTTATACCAGGTGAATATATGATAGTTTATGTATGGCTAAAAGGATTTGAAAGTCAATGTAATCCTTTTGTTTGGGCAATTAATTGGTTTGAAACACCTTGTTGGACTTCTGGAATAGTACAAGGATGTGGCTTATTAGATGAAGAAGGAAATGTTATAGAAGGTGGACTAGGCCATTCTCTCGATAATAGTTGGGTAGGCGATGAAAGATTAAGATGGCTAATATCTTATAAAGGACAAAAAGAACTATATTGGTTAAAATGTTCAGATTTTGCAGAATATAGAATTGGCGATAGAGTGTTTATACAAAAACAAGGTTTTTCCAAAGGTTTAAATTACGATGGGACTGAAGCAGAACAAGATCCAGCTTGCAAATGGCCCTATCCTTGGCATGGTGAATTTGCAATGTATCAAGAAGATGGAAGCCCACCTATATTAAGTGATTCTAATGTATCATATACACTCGATCCATCAAGTGATATAATAGTACCACAAAAATTTTATGCATAG
- a CDS encoding AAA family ATPase: protein MIFSLSGSHNVGKTTLFNLLKENDLLKGFTFLPEVAKALLNVLQKDAKTLLTANPEIAFRWEWMINEMEYFKFDIWKNHLIITDRTFIDSLAYSKVNLEQKYFNLIYNKVKYNIIKYDIYTFLIRNKKEDTEIIYYIKKYIDEFHLPFEEVYVPEMETEEGKQSVNMEIANQIANKIIEISKEWGGIL from the coding sequence ATGATCTTTTCACTTTCAGGAAGCCACAATGTAGGGAAAACTACATTGTTCAATTTGTTAAAAGAAAATGACTTATTGAAAGGCTTCACTTTCCTTCCAGAAGTTGCTAAAGCATTATTGAATGTTTTACAAAAGGATGCTAAAACTTTATTAACTGCTAATCCAGAAATTGCTTTTAGATGGGAATGGATGATTAATGAAATGGAATATTTCAAATTTGATATTTGGAAAAATCATTTGATTATTACAGATAGGACATTTATTGATTCTTTAGCATATAGCAAAGTAAATTTAGAACAAAAATATTTTAATTTAATTTATAACAAAGTAAAATACAACATAATCAAATATGATATTTATACATTTTTAATTAGAAACAAAAAAGAAGATACAGAAATTATTTATTATATAAAGAAGTATATAGATGAATTTCATCTTCCATTTGAAGAAGTTTATGTACCAGAAATGGAAACAGAAGAAGGTAAGCAAAGTGTTAACATGGAAATAGCAAATCAAATAGCAAATAAGATTATTGAAATATCTAAAGAATGGGGTGGAATACTGTGA
- a CDS encoding AAA family ATPase, whose protein sequence is MKIAKLKDKDKIIEVPVIPSTIIACPFQTTRIKGENKLIDFFGKEKQFKVFLEYKENKGVVAEFLTIDEFINLFLVVRYVAEIKEDGFIYEFELDWDISEEEKKAYDLMLLEQQDYVNKIASIIRINPDILSDGKYTFLDRIHLLAGYLPDMEARKEILFERSIKTKVEKLLFHILRENKAIEWKKELQIKTQKKLDEWAKKNFLHAQMEVIKKELGLEKRVDELKKKIKEKQDILPKEVKEKLDREIERLMAISESSPEAGNIEDYINFILELPWNTYTKDNLDLAEIKKYLNNTHYGMQKAKERILEYLAVWKVKGPKSNILCMIGPQGVGKTSLSQSIAKALGRKCIQISLGGVSDPHYLKGFRRTYVGSQPSVIMQRIHLAKSKNPVIILDEIDKVGKHSIHGCYSEDTEVLTIDGWKLFKDLKLEDKLFTVNKEGKIEIHNPTKLFEYDYNGKMYHFKTLFYDLLVTPNHNMLVNIRNKEKYTLVQAKDVKRGTYSIPRQVIWKGEEKEYFILPKLIKIRQYKANTYTKTFITEYPEKKIKMDDWLAFFGIWLAEGSYKEYVVTISQNNEKIRAEIRKLLEKLPFKFAERKNPHSPQFEICSAQLASYLSLFGRSKNKFIPKEIKNLSSRQLRILWEWMMKGDGCKYRHLTHHEYSYHYSTASKKLADDFQEITMKIGYSANIRSCKKGGYDPLYQIGVHIKGKEYVIRDIRKKDYNGKVYCCTVPNHTMLVRRNGKMCWCGNSVEAALMEILDPAVNHEFRDHWVEVPFDLSNVLFILTGNYIENINPVLLDRLEVIELNGYTDIEKLYIAKDYIIPKEKKEVGINELFDVKFEDEAIIKIIKKYTNEAGVRKLDEKIRNILRKVLKDYFEKGIKKEIITKDDIEYYLQKPIYKYKLEGIGIVNGLAVSGTGGSILPIEVTLVPKDEEKQKIHISGNLKDVIKESVNIAIANVKRLYKDWPNDVDIYIHAIPGAVPKDGPSAGIAIATAVLSAIKHQKIKKNIAMTGELSLTGKVLPIGGLQEKITAAVREGIKDVLIPIGNKTDLVDIDEETKSKINIKFVKNIEEVFEFCFKE, encoded by the coding sequence ATGAAAATAGCCAAATTAAAAGATAAAGATAAGATTATTGAAGTGCCAGTAATCCCTTCTACAATAATCGCATGTCCCTTCCAAACAACTAGAATCAAAGGTGAAAATAAATTAATTGATTTCTTTGGAAAGGAGAAACAATTCAAAGTTTTTCTTGAATACAAAGAAAATAAAGGCGTTGTTGCTGAATTTTTAACAATAGATGAATTTATTAATTTATTTTTAGTTGTAAGATATGTTGCTGAAATTAAAGAAGATGGTTTCATTTATGAATTTGAACTTGATTGGGATATAAGCGAAGAAGAGAAAAAGGCATATGATTTAATGCTATTGGAACAACAAGATTATGTTAATAAAATTGCCAGTATCATCAGAATAAATCCTGATATCCTTTCCGACGGTAAATATACATTTTTAGATAGAATACATTTACTTGCTGGATATCTTCCAGATATGGAAGCTAGAAAGGAAATTTTATTTGAAAGAAGCATTAAAACTAAAGTTGAAAAATTATTATTTCATATTTTAAGGGAAAATAAGGCAATTGAATGGAAAAAAGAACTTCAAATAAAAACACAAAAGAAATTAGATGAATGGGCAAAAAAGAATTTCTTACATGCACAAATGGAAGTAATTAAAAAAGAACTTGGCTTGGAAAAAAGGGTAGATGAATTAAAGAAAAAAATTAAAGAAAAACAAGATATACTTCCAAAAGAAGTTAAAGAAAAACTTGATAGGGAAATTGAAAGGTTAATGGCAATAAGCGAAAGTTCACCTGAAGCTGGTAATATTGAAGATTATATAAATTTTATTCTTGAATTACCATGGAATACTTACACAAAAGATAACTTAGATTTAGCTGAAATTAAAAAATATTTAAATAATACACATTATGGAATGCAAAAAGCAAAAGAAAGGATTTTAGAATATTTGGCTGTTTGGAAAGTTAAAGGTCCAAAATCCAATATTCTATGTATGATTGGGCCACAAGGTGTTGGGAAAACTTCGCTCAGCCAAAGTATTGCTAAAGCATTAGGAAGAAAATGTATCCAAATATCATTAGGTGGCGTTTCTGATCCACATTATTTAAAAGGATTCCGCAGAACATACGTGGGGAGTCAACCTTCAGTAATTATGCAAAGAATTCATTTAGCAAAAAGTAAAAACCCTGTCATTATTTTAGATGAGATTGATAAGGTAGGTAAACATTCTATTCATGGATGTTATAGCGAAGATACTGAAGTTCTTACAATAGATGGCTGGAAATTATTTAAGGATCTTAAACTAGAAGACAAATTATTTACCGTAAATAAAGAAGGTAAAATAGAAATTCATAATCCAACTAAATTATTTGAATATGATTATAATGGAAAAATGTATCATTTTAAAACTCTATTTTACGATTTATTAGTGACACCAAATCACAATATGCTTGTTAACATACGAAATAAAGAGAAATATACATTAGTACAAGCAAAAGATGTTAAAAGAGGTACATATAGTATTCCACGACAGGTTATTTGGAAAGGTGAAGAAAAAGAATATTTTATATTACCTAAATTGATAAAAATAAGACAATACAAAGCTAATACTTATACTAAAACATTTATTACAGAATATCCAGAAAAGAAAATTAAAATGGATGATTGGCTCGCATTTTTTGGTATCTGGTTAGCTGAAGGTTCATATAAAGAATACGTAGTAACCATAAGTCAAAATAATGAGAAGATTAGAGCAGAAATAAGAAAATTATTAGAAAAATTACCTTTTAAATTTGCCGAACGCAAAAATCCACATTCACCGCAATTCGAAATTTGCAGTGCCCAATTGGCTTCATATTTATCGCTTTTTGGAAGATCTAAAAATAAATTCATTCCTAAAGAAATCAAAAATTTAAGCTCTAGGCAATTAAGAATATTATGGGAATGGATGATGAAAGGCGATGGATGCAAGTATCGACATTTGACTCATCACGAATACAGTTATCATTATAGTACAGCTTCAAAGAAATTGGCTGATGATTTCCAAGAAATAACTATGAAAATAGGTTATAGCGCTAATATCAGATCTTGTAAAAAAGGTGGCTATGATCCACTCTATCAAATTGGTGTTCATATCAAAGGAAAAGAATATGTTATTAGAGATATACGTAAAAAAGATTATAATGGTAAAGTTTATTGTTGTACAGTTCCAAATCATACAATGTTAGTAAGACGAAATGGGAAAATGTGTTGGTGTGGAAATAGCGTAGAGGCTGCTCTTATGGAAATCCTTGACCCTGCTGTAAACCATGAATTTAGGGATCATTGGGTGGAAGTACCATTTGATTTAAGTAATGTATTGTTTATTTTAACAGGCAATTATATCGAAAATATCAATCCTGTTTTATTGGATAGATTAGAAGTCATAGAATTAAATGGTTATACAGATATTGAAAAATTGTATATTGCAAAAGATTATATAATTCCAAAAGAAAAGAAAGAAGTTGGAATTAATGAATTGTTTGATGTTAAATTTGAAGATGAAGCTATTATTAAAATTATCAAAAAATATACAAATGAAGCTGGTGTTAGAAAATTAGATGAAAAAATTAGAAATATTTTGAGAAAAGTATTAAAAGATTATTTTGAAAAAGGAATTAAAAAAGAGATAATAACAAAAGATGATATAGAATATTACTTACAAAAACCAATCTATAAATATAAATTGGAAGGAATCGGTATTGTAAATGGATTAGCTGTATCTGGAACAGGCGGCAGCATATTGCCTATTGAAGTGACATTAGTACCAAAAGATGAAGAAAAACAAAAAATTCATATAAGTGGAAACTTAAAAGATGTTATCAAAGAAAGTGTAAATATTGCTATTGCTAATGTTAAAAGATTATATAAAGATTGGCCAAATGATGTTGATATTTACATTCACGCTATACCAGGAGCTGTTCCGAAGGATGGGCCTTCCGCTGGAATTGCCATTGCAACTGCTGTATTATCAGCAATCAAGCATCAAAAGATTAAAAAGAATATTGCAATGACTGGAGAATTGAGTTTAACTGGAAAAGTATTGCCAATTGGTGGCCTACAGGAAAAAATAACTGCCGCAGTTAGAGAAGGGATTAAAGATGTTCTAATTCCAATTGGAAATAAAACTGATTTGGTTGATATAGATGAAGAAACAAAATCTAAAATTAATATTAAATTTGTAAAAAACATAGAAGAAGTTTTTGAATTTTGTTTTAAAGAATGA
- a CDS encoding DEAD/DEAH box helicase, protein MYIYNLKYRANLIEDEKTDLSKLKKWAKIYQHDCRKFNQGKFESSIEIPNFLKIPPLDYQIPIVRFVLKHVRVALFLEVGSGKTYISSIAMINRMIKSGGSGLILCPKTIKVQWKNELNKFFDLKFPVIIYPEEEIPDNQCIIITNYERILIPESLYKLRNANIKAIIIDESTRIKNIRSQTFRRLIKLIKPIKYRYVLSGTPIMNRPNDLFTQLSIVNPWAFPYNYNTFMQYFFYTIRTSRYTIHKVKPWAKEDLNKIVLSNSIVMKGKEMSLEAKLIQNYIFEKPSKQQYILACDVRKLIFEDEDAQLQVIKNRLIKEMEISSGWIKLDDKIKHFGSSKINKVIEKVKEILKNNEKIIVWVWFRETALILAHHFRDDCIVLLGNASNRNEIINKFKTEKNLLIAQIETAKYGLNLQDVCNRMIFCELAWSPSSIKQCIARLHRYGQKKPVYVDYYITKNLIDEFMLKTVKEKRKVNMRILSKFMNKIRTIESTK, encoded by the coding sequence ATGTATATTTATAATTTAAAATATAGGGCAAATCTTATTGAAGATGAAAAAACTGATTTAAGTAAATTAAAAAAGTGGGCTAAAATTTATCAACATGATTGTAGAAAATTTAATCAAGGAAAATTTGAATCATCAATAGAAATTCCTAATTTTCTCAAAATTCCACCTTTAGATTATCAAATTCCAATAGTTAGATTTGTTTTAAAACATGTCCGTGTTGCATTATTTTTAGAAGTTGGAAGTGGAAAAACTTACATCAGTTCTATAGCAATGATTAATAGAATGATAAAAAGTGGTGGAAGCGGACTAATTCTATGTCCAAAGACAATTAAAGTTCAATGGAAAAATGAATTAAACAAATTTTTTGATTTAAAATTTCCAGTCATAATTTACCCTGAAGAAGAAATTCCAGATAATCAATGCATTATTATAACCAATTACGAACGCATATTAATACCTGAATCTCTTTATAAATTAAGAAATGCAAATATAAAAGCAATTATTATTGATGAAAGTACTAGAATAAAAAATATTAGAAGTCAAACATTTAGAAGATTAATTAAATTAATAAAGCCTATTAAATATAGATATGTTTTGAGTGGAACTCCAATAATGAATAGACCAAATGACTTGTTTACACAATTATCTATTGTCAATCCTTGGGCTTTTCCATACAACTATAATACATTTATGCAATATTTTTTTTATACTATAAGAACAAGTAGATATACTATTCATAAAGTCAAACCTTGGGCAAAAGAAGATTTAAATAAAATTGTATTAAGTAATAGTATAGTCATGAAAGGAAAAGAAATGTCTCTAGAAGCAAAATTAATACAAAATTATATTTTTGAAAAACCTTCCAAACAACAATATATACTAGCATGTGATGTTAGAAAATTAATATTTGAAGATGAAGATGCACAATTGCAAGTAATAAAGAATAGATTAATTAAAGAAATGGAAATTAGTTCTGGTTGGATTAAATTGGATGATAAAATAAAACATTTTGGAAGCTCAAAAATAAATAAAGTTATTGAAAAAGTTAAAGAAATTTTAAAGAATAACGAAAAAATAATAGTTTGGGTATGGTTTAGGGAAACTGCGTTGATACTTGCGCATCATTTCCGAGATGATTGTATTGTTTTATTAGGAAATGCATCAAATAGGAATGAAATCATCAACAAATTTAAAACTGAAAAAAATTTATTGATAGCACAAATTGAAACGGCAAAATATGGATTAAATTTACAAGATGTATGCAATAGAATGATTTTTTGTGAATTGGCATGGAGTCCAAGTTCAATTAAACAATGCATTGCTAGATTACATAGATATGGACAAAAGAAACCTGTATATGTAGATTATTACATTACAAAAAACTTGATAGATGAATTCATGTTAAAAACTGTCAAAGAAAAAAGAAAGGTAAATATGCGAATTTTGTCTAAATTTATGAACAAAATTAGAACTATTGAATCTACAAAGTAA
- a CDS encoding metallophosphoesterase: MKEMLREAKRIYFSDSHIPRCNEFFVEWLIKIIDYSKAKVYGLGDIFELIECTKDEVRNKGIIEMGLLRKLNNIGRLFLLKGNHDMDAGRCLGFPFYTESDRFYYSISGVGFYFMHGHQFDPICKHTWLWNILRHIVPYFVTPGKAKYGQKQKIYDATVKRILNNVYKANISLVFGHTHWAGIILRENGKVIINIGDMLDSCTWLLEHKNGKFYLFKKWEIMAEWPKKIKEV; this comes from the coding sequence ATGAAAGAAATGTTGAGAGAAGCTAAAAGAATCTACTTTAGTGACAGCCACATTCCAAGATGTAATGAATTTTTTGTGGAATGGCTTATAAAAATTATAGATTATAGCAAAGCTAAAGTCTATGGACTAGGCGATATTTTTGAACTAATAGAATGCACTAAAGATGAAGTTAGAAACAAAGGGATTATTGAAATGGGTTTACTGAGAAAATTAAATAATATTGGAAGATTATTTTTATTAAAAGGGAATCATGACATGGATGCTGGTAGATGTCTAGGTTTTCCTTTTTATACTGAAAGTGACAGATTTTATTATTCCATTAGTGGAGTTGGCTTCTACTTTATGCACGGACATCAATTTGATCCTATATGTAAACATACTTGGCTATGGAATATTCTTAGGCATATAGTACCATATTTTGTTACACCAGGAAAAGCTAAATATGGACAAAAACAAAAAATATATGATGCTACTGTGAAAAGAATATTAAATAATGTTTATAAGGCAAACATTAGCTTAGTTTTTGGACATACACATTGGGCAGGAATTATATTAAGAGAAAATGGAAAAGTAATAATTAATATAGGCGATATGTTAGATAGTTGCACTTGGCTATTAGAACACAAAAATGGAAAGTTTTATTTATTTAAAAAATGGGAAATAATGGCTGAATGGCCTAAAAAAATCAAGGAGGTATAA
- a CDS encoding AAA family ATPase, with protein sequence MKKRIEREKIIEMLLKGWKQKDIAKKFGVSQSTISIINKSLSKPKENKLNVYIPKEDEFGDYIHRQIDDKLAAILEANKVALLVGETGTGKTYACRYYAYRYNLPCLIISLDDNSKFNHLLGFREIRNNETTFEPGLMVDFLQNPSLILFDEINALPAKAAFRFHEMIENRSLFIPELKKTIKIHPECRIAFACNQKNLRYIGTNSFNAAFLDRLIVIKFPHFTQEELAKHLKVEEDILQFYTKAVDMINKNEMRTMYSIRTIKQYQLLRSIGFNKMEAFKIAFINKAMLNEEEEAMEKLTILLLKDDELAMKKLKTKSEVWYK encoded by the coding sequence ATGAAAAAAAGGATAGAAAGAGAAAAAATAATAGAAATGTTATTAAAAGGTTGGAAACAAAAAGATATAGCAAAAAAATTTGGCGTTAGTCAATCTACTATCAGCATTATTAATAAATCCCTTTCTAAACCAAAAGAAAATAAACTAAATGTTTATATTCCAAAAGAAGATGAATTTGGGGATTATATCCATAGGCAAATAGATGATAAATTAGCTGCTATATTAGAAGCTAATAAAGTAGCACTTTTAGTTGGTGAAACAGGTACAGGGAAAACTTATGCTTGTAGATATTATGCTTATAGGTATAACTTACCTTGTTTGATAATAAGTTTAGATGATAATTCAAAATTTAATCACTTGTTAGGATTTAGGGAAATTAGGAATAATGAAACTACATTTGAACCTGGCTTAATGGTTGATTTTTTACAAAATCCATCATTAATTTTGTTTGATGAAATAAACGCATTACCTGCTAAAGCTGCATTTAGGTTCCATGAAATGATAGAAAATAGGAGCTTATTTATTCCTGAACTTAAAAAAACTATTAAAATTCATCCTGAATGTAGAATTGCCTTTGCATGTAACCAAAAGAATTTGAGATATATTGGCACAAATAGCTTCAATGCTGCATTTCTAGATAGATTAATTGTAATCAAATTTCCACATTTTACACAGGAAGAATTGGCAAAACATCTTAAAGTAGAAGAAGATATCTTGCAATTTTATACCAAAGCAGTGGATATGATTAACAAAAATGAAATGCGCACTATGTATAGTATTAGAACTATCAAACAATATCAACTATTACGAAGCATCGGTTTTAATAAAATGGAAGCATTTAAAATTGCCTTTATAAATAAGGCAATGCTAAATGAAGAAGAAGAAGCAATGGAAAAACTGACAATTTTGTTGCTAAAAGATGATGAATTAGCAATGAAAAAATTAAAAACAAAATCAGAGGTTTGGTACAAATGA
- a CDS encoding SprT-like domain-containing protein, translating into MLRWLKLKKIAEEITKESVDIHITTQLKENIRGVCTRNMQTNGVEILLNAKYAKKEDDVIETLAHELAHLKVKGHGKSFQKEMDRIKELIKKGLKDGNIDK; encoded by the coding sequence ATGTTAAGATGGTTAAAATTGAAAAAAATAGCAGAAGAAATTACAAAAGAATCTGTGGATATACATATAACTACACAGTTGAAAGAAAATATCAGGGGAGTCTGTACCAGAAATATGCAAACTAATGGCGTGGAAATCTTGTTAAACGCTAAATATGCAAAAAAGGAAGATGATGTTATTGAAACCTTAGCGCATGAATTAGCACATCTAAAGGTTAAAGGACATGGCAAAAGCTTCCAGAAAGAAATGGATAGGATAAAAGAATTAATAAAGAAGGGGTTAAAAGATGGTAATATTGACAAGTAA